The Nitrobacter hamburgensis X14 sequence TCGCGGCGTATGGTGCGACCATCCGGGACAGAGGCACCGGGAGCACGAAGTGCGGGCAGGCCGATCTTGCACGTTGAGCTGCGAGCTCGTGTTAGTAGATGGCCGCCTCTGCGACTCGCCCGGTTGCGCTGAGAGCGCGGATCCGTAGTTGTCGTGTCGCCCGCTGCTCCCCCTCTGATTATCGAGAGGAGACAGGAATGCGACGTGTAATCGGAATTGATACCCACCGTACCTTTGGGGAAGTAGTAATCTGGGAAGATGGTCGACTGCGACACATGGGTCGGGTCGATATGACGCGAACTGCGCTGGAAGGCTTCGGCAAAACGCTTCTGACCACCGACGAGGTGGTCATCGAGGCTACCGGTAACTGCATGGCGGTCTCTCGGGTGCTGTCACCGTTCGTGAAGCGGGTAGTGATCGCCAATCCACTGCAGGTGAAGGCGATCGCGCACGCCCATGTGAAAACCGACAAGATCGACGCCGGCACGCTGGCCAACTTGTATGCAGCCGGCTACCTGCCGGAGATCTGGACACCCGATGCTGTCACGGAGCGGATGCGCCGCCTGGTGGCGCGACGCTACCAGGTTGTCCGGCATCGGACCCGAATCAAGAACGAGGTGCACTCGATCCTCTATGCTCACCTGATTCCGCAGTGCCCTCATGCCGACCTGTTCGGGCGGCTCGGTCGTGCCTGGCTCATCCGACAGCAGGTGCCGGATGACGAGCGCGCCGCGATCGAGCGTCATATCCGGGAACTGGATCGGTTGGGAGAGGATCTCGGCGTGCTTGACCGGGAGATCGCTGAGGGCGCCCTCAGCGATACGGCGATCGA is a genomic window containing:
- a CDS encoding IS110 family transposase, which translates into the protein MDTHRTFGEVVIWEDGRLRHMGRVDMTRTALEGFGKTLLTTDEVVIEATGNCMAVSRVLSPFVKRVVIANPLQVKAIAHAHVKTDKIDAGTLANLYAAGYLPEIWTPDAVTERMRRLVARRYQVVRHRTRIKNEVHSILYAHLIPQCPHADLFGRLGRAWLIRQQVPDDERAAIERHIRELDRLGEDLGVLDREIAEGALSDTAIERLLTITGVNLTVAAGLVAAIGDIGRFSNPQKLVSYFGLNPRVRQSGLGAAHHGRISKVGRSHARAMLVEAAWAAAKTPGPLHAFFVRVRARRGHQVAAVAVARKLTVLCWHMLTKETNYLWARPSLVAHKMRGMELQAGRPQKKGNTRGPAYAYNVKKLRNQEMRVAEQAQKGYEHFVEAWRPRPPKKARGRLNPARLE